The window CATCGCATTTCTCGTTTTACTGCTATTGATACCCGGAAGTATGATCCAGTCACTCATTCGCGAACGAGAATACATGAATGAAACTGCTTCTGAAGAGGTAAGGTCGCTCTGGGCCAACGAGCAGACGGTTAATGGCCCCATTCTTTCCGTGCCGCTCACTTACGAATACAAAGACAGCCAGGGCAATATCAATCAATTCTCTGAATACTGGCATTTACTGCCCGAAAAGCTAAAAGTGAACGGAACAGTCGACCCACAATCCTTGCGCCGCGGCATTTATGAAATCGTAGTTTATGAATCTGATTTACAGGTAGAAGGACAGTTTCAATTAGGTACTGAACCTACAGACAAAGACCTCACTGAAATACAATGGGAAGATGCCATGCTGACTCTGGGCATTTCCGATCTACGAGGGGTTAAGGATGAATTGCAAGTATCTATCAATGGTGAGGTCTATGCATGTGAACCAGGTAGCCTTATCCCGGAGTTGGCACCTTCAGGAGTAACCATACCCTTCCCTATTGAAACCACCACCGATCTGATGGATTTCCGATTCAAACTGTCACTTCAGGGAAGCAAAAACCTTTCCTTTACTCCGATAGGCAACACAACAGAGGTGCAGCTCAGTTCTTCCTGGACCAGTCCAAGTTTCAATGGCAACTTCCTCCCCGATTCCAGGGAATTGTCCACCGATGGATTCTCCGCCAACTGGAAGGTACTTCAACTGAATAGAAATTTCCCAAGTCAATGGATTGGAACGAAACATCATCTGGCTGTGCAACGGACTGCTTTCGGACTGGATCTCATCTTACCGCTGGATGATTACCAGAAATCGATGCGGTCTGCCAAATACGCAGCGATGACGATCGCACTCACGTTTCTGATCTTTTTCCTGATTGAAATTTTGAATAAAACCCGAATCCATCCTTTTCAATACACCCTGGTCGGGCTGGCCTTGTGTCTATTCTACGTATTACTGGTTTCTATTTCCGAACATACATCATTCAATCTGGCTTATGGATTAAGTACATTGGCCATTACTGCGATGGTTACTTTATATGCCATGAGCATCTTCAAAAAATTGAAAACTGTTATCCTTTTGAGCGTTGTACTCATAGCGGTTTACGGGTTTGTTTTCGTGACTTTACAAATGACAGATTTTGCTTTGGTGTTAGGTAGTATCGGTCTGACGATCACACTGGCTGCCACCATGTATTATACACGAAACATCAATTGGTATGCCACCAAAGAAAATGTGGCAGAATTATCTTAAAAGCTCCCAAAACAATAGACTTATGAAATACTTGCGATTCAATATTGATTGGAACAAGCAGCACCGGTTTACGACCGCTCAATTGATCTGCGCTGGCTATCTCATGTTTTTGTGCATGGTCATCGCATTAAAAAACATGAATATGGGAAATTCCGTATTTGGCCTGCTCCACGGCATCCCACATATCGATAAAGCCGGGCATTTCTTCCTCTATGGTTTGCTGACTTATCTGTTGAGTTTTGCCCTGAAACACAGGTCGTTCCAACTAATGACCATTCGTATTCCGTTAGCACCGGTTATTATGCTCATCGCGACCTTTATGGAGGAATGTTCACAAATCTCACAAGAATTCAGAACGTTTAGCCTACTTGACATGTTAGCTAATGCAATGGGTATTGTGTGTTTCAGTATCCTGGCTATTCCATTTACCCGAAAAAGACATCAAAAAGTTGATTTGTGAAGTTGGTTGAGGTGAAAAGGGGTTGACCAATTGGTTGGCCCCTTGTTTTTTTCAATCAAAAGATAACTAGATCAACAATACTCCCTATCGATTTATCAACCAACCTGGTTCCGCGGCAATAGTGGACATCATGATGATCACCTGAACAATGAAGAGAATCATCATGCTTAGATGTACTATGTGTTTGTTGGATCGGAGCGCTATCACCAGTGGAATAACCGCCAAAAGAGCTGGTAAATGGCTTATTTTGAACGGATTAAGTCCCATCAAGAAATATCCGGATACTTGAATGTTAAGTAACAACAACAGCATCAACAGGTAAAACTTATTCTTGTTCTTATAAAAATACTCTTCCCACGACTCGATGGACTCTGCATCTCTAGGGACCAAAAAGGTGGTGATGAAATAATATAATGTAGGCTCAAAAACCGCTTAGAAGAATTTCCATGCCGTCCATTCGATGGTGTGATAAGACCAGGAAGACCAATACGCAAAAATGGTAAGTAAGAATACCGTAATCACTGAAAGCACATGCACCGAATAACGACTCTTCTTTTTCAAAATGGCAGAAAAACCACCGGCCAAATGTAGCAATGACGCGGTGTAAAAGAGCGTCAATGCAATTGCCAGGTACTCGTGAAGATCCATGTCAGGTTTTCAGTTATGGGTTTTGGTTGCTCAAAGGCAAAAACAGCAATCTATATAAGGTTCCCTACAATCAACTTCCCATGATAGGCCTTTGCCCCAATTTCCTGATGCAATTGCTCGACATTCTGATCCGTTACCTTCCCACAAACCACCAATTCTCGTTCACCAAAACAATGAATTAAATCCTGCAACTCAGGAACATGATCACTCGCTTTTCCGCCACCTGTTCCGGAAACCAGTATCGCAGAGATGTCTGTCTCCTTATTCAATAAATCAACCGATCTGGCAATATCGGAAGTTGATTCTATTGCGCGATGAAAAACAGTCTTTAGAGAGCCTGCAGCTTCCACCAATTGATTGGTCAGTGCCAGGTCCACTTCATTTTCATGATTCAACGTACCGAATACCACTCCTTCGACTCCAAGCGTCCTACAAAACCTGATGGTCTCCAGCATTTGTTTTATTTCTTCACTGGAATAGTGGAAATCACCTCCTCGCAAACGCACCATGACCCTGATCGGGATCGTCAACTGGCTAACCGCCTGTACAATCGTTTCTTTATTCGGAGTAAGTCCATCCAGGTCCAGTCGGGCACAGAGTTCGATACGATCCGCACCCAATAGTTGGGCTTTCAGCGCCTGATCGAACCCTTCGACACAGGCTTCTCGAATGAACTCCTTCATTAATACCTCGAAACTGCGTCAATCAATGCATCCTGGGAATCTGATTTTACAGCGTAGTTAAATCCACCATGTAAGCTATATGCACCGATTTCTCCTGCTTTATTGATCGCAATAAAACCAACCTGCAGGTCTTTGACTGACTTTTCTTTTTTAGAAATACGATCTACAATTTCTTCACAAGCCTCTTGTGGTGACATACCATGCCGCATGGCTTCTACCACCATCGCACATCCCGCCGAACGGATCACTACCTCTCCTAAACCCGTCGCAGTGGCTGCTCCGATTTCATTATCAACGAATAAACCGGCAGCAATTAATGGGCTATCTCCTACCCGACCATGCATTTTATAAGCAGCTCCACTGGTAGTACAGGCACCAGCCAAATTGCCGTTGGCGTCCCGGGTCAATAAACCAATGGTATCGTGATTTTCTATGTTGATGACGGGTTTGTATTCGGAAGTCTTCAGCCAATTCTCATAATCCCTTTTGGAAGCGTCGGTAAGCAGGTCTTTTTCTTCAAAGCCATTCTCAAGTGCAAATTGCTTGGCTCCGGCTCCCACTAACATGACATGAGGTGTTTTTTCCATCACCATTCTGGCCACAGAAATGGGATTTTCTATGTCTTGTAAAAAAGCCACCGAACCACACAATCCCGTCTGTCCATCCATGATGCATGCATCCAAGGTCACTTTACCTTCCCGGTCCGGGAACCCCCCAATACCCACGGTTCTTACATTAGGGTCAGACTCCACGACTCGAACACCCTTCTCTGCAGCGGTCAGAGCATCCCCTCCTTTTGAAAGCAACTTCCATGCTTCCTCATTGGCTTGCTGTCCATGCTCCCAGGTGGATATCACCAGTGCTCCTTCGTCAACTTCCGGCGCACAAGCATTTAATGTACTTCCCGCAACGCTCCCGAGACCTAATCCCAGCGATGCTTTGAACAGTGTTCTTCTTTTCATTTAGTGTTAGTTTGGGGTAATATTAATCCTTTAAGCCCTACCAATCGCTACACTTCAACCCTAGAAAACTCATGGCCAGCCAGGCGTAATTCTCCGGACTTCTTTTTGCCACATGGTTCGGATTGGAGATCGCTGCACGTTTTGCCGTTCTGCACCCATGGATATGCCGATGAAAAGGCATCCCTGCCTCATGTCCTATTTCGTGAATGATGACTTTATCCTGAAGATGTGTCCGATAAATAAAAAAATCCTCACACAAGGTGATGCGTACTTTTCCATAAGGTATGGTCCATGCTGATATCCAACCACGGCACCTTCCACGGTTCTGTTTGGTTACATGCAGAGTCACTTTTTTTGACATCCGCTTCCGAATCCTCAATATCCTCCGGCGGGCCATTTTCATTTTATCAGCAGACCCAAGCCACGTGACAAAATGCTCATCTTCCTCCCATTTTTGCTTTCTCAAATTATCTCGATTCGACCAATTTTCAGGTGTCACATACCAAATCGACTCCATGGCCTCATACATAAGCCCTACAGCTTCTTGTGCTGTCTGAAAGGCCATTACCACTGCTACCGAATCATTGTAGGAGTACTTCCCATTGATCTTCAGTCGATCAATCGTTTGCCCGGAAGAGGCATATTCCAGAAAAGATAGCCCAATAAGTATCCAGATTCTCATGAACCTTAAAGATATCATGGGTCTGTGAACCTCAATTACTTTTTTTGATGAGCAGTACTGCTAAAATCAAGGGATTCGTTCCAAAAAAGTAGTGTTACTGATCCAGCCATTGCTTGAACTCCTGTACACGCTCTCTCGCCACAATAATATTTTCGTCATCATAGTGTTTAACCACCAACTTTAATCTCGAATTGGAGAAAGACAACATGTCATCAATGGCGTCCAGGCAAATGATGAATTTTCGGGAAATCCTGAAAAATTGTTTTGGGTCCACCAACTCTACCAGGCGATCTAAAGGAAAATCTATGATAAAGTTTCTGCCTTCTTTGGTTAATATGAAAGTGGTCTTGTCCTGGCTATAAAAAAGGTTGATCTCTTCGATCGCGATGGTCTTGATGTGGTCTCCGATCTTGACCACAAATCGCTTCTTGAACTCAACTTCTTGTTTGGTCTCTACCCCGCCACTGAGCGTCTTCAATATCTTTTTAAGGTCACTTTGGTAATCCTGCTGAGAAGTGGCCACAACCTGACTTTCAAATTTGGCAATCGCATCTTCCAATTCTCCGGGATCGATTGGCTTCAATAAATAGTCCACCCCATTGGTCTTGAATGCTTTGATCGCATACTGATCATAGGCAGTAGTAAAGATTACAGGTTTCTTCAGCGGGATCTGATCGAAGATCTCAAAAGACAAACCATCCGCAAGCTGAATGTCCATGAAGATCAGGTCGAACTTTAACACGGGCAATGAAATGGTTGCACCCTCTACAGAATCGAGGGACATAACAAATTCATAATTGGGCCGGATCTCGGTCACCAGCTTCTTCAATCGGTTGGCGGCGATCTGTTCGTCTTCGATGATGATGTATCTCATGGTTTCAAATTTAAGACAGGTAACAAGACTTTGAACACTCCTTCCTTATCAGAAATATCCACAGGAACATTCGATAAATAGGCATATCTCGCCTTCAGGTTTTCCAAACCCGTACCGGTCGAATCTTTAGTTTTTTTCAGGTTAATGACATTGCTGACTTCTATGTCTGCTCGTTTATAGGCTATTTTGATCTCAAGTGGCTTGGCCGAAGAAACCACATTGTGTTTGATGGCATTTTCTACCAATACCTGGATTGCCAGAGGCGGAACAAACCCCGCAGACTGCTCTCCTTCTATGCTCAATTGTAGGTTATCACCAAAACGAATTTTTTGTAGATAGATATAGGACTCGACAAAGGCCATCTCATCCTTTACCGGCACCACCTCCTGATCTTTCTTGTCCAACACATATCGATAGACTTCAGAAAGTTTACGAATGAATTGAACTGCTGCTTTTTGATCATCGTAGACCAACGAACTCAAAGCATTGAGGCTATTGAACAAAAAATGAGGATTCACTTGATTTTTCAGGCTCTCATATTGGGAAGCCACCTGCTCTGTTTTCATTCGTTCAATATCAATCGCAGCCTGCTTCCAATTCATCAGAAACCCTCTTCCATGCATAATGATATTGATACCATAGGTGACCCATAAAACGTTGCTCACCCAAGAAAAGGAATACCTGGCGAAGATATCAGGGAGTGGGGTCCTATAAATAGCATACTGGAAAATGAAATGGTTGATAAAAGTAGCCGCGGTTACTAAAAGCGTCACTCCTATGGCTGTTGCAATTAATCTTCTCAATGGAAACCGAAGCCAGTCCACCCAACGATCGAGCAAGCTCACCAGATATACACTACCCTTCCATAGCAAAAGCCAGGAAAAACCTGAATAACTCCCTTGAATCAGGGCATTGTCCCAGGGACTCCAACACTGACAAAAAACAAAAACCTCCAGGCAAAATCCCAGAAGAAAAATCAGCAAAGATTCGATGATGTCTTTTCGAAGTTGGGCTTTGTTGGGCTTACTCATATTCGTCGGTCAATTTAAGGTTGTTCACTGGAATTCACAGCAATATGTTGACACTACCTTTTTAAGGTCGAAAAATCTACACCCAGCCGTCGATTGAACTCGATGAATTGCATAAAAAAGTGAACCAAAGAAAGAAAATTCAATAAATAGTATGCATGCATAACAAATATTGCTTTATATTTGAAAATAGTATGCATGCAGAGCATTTAATGCGTTATAGCAGCACAGGTACCCAATTAGAGATTTAGAAAAAAAGATACAATGGAAGCAATTGCAGCGAAAGAAGCCCTGAAAGGAGGAGAATTCCTCGTCAAAGAAACAGAAGCAGAAGACATCTTCATCCCTGAAGAATTTACCGAAGAACAAAAAATGATGGCAGCTGCCACCATGGATTTTGTCAACATGGAAATCAACCCTCATGTTGAAGTAATGGACGACCAGAACGCCAATCCCGATTTCATGCCAAAGGTGATGGAAAAAGCCGGGGAACTTGGTTTGCTGGGCATCAACATTCCTGAACAATACGGTGGGCTGGGAATGAGCTTCAACACAGGGATGCTTATTGCAGACGTAATTGCTCCCTCTGGAAGTTTTTCAACGGCATATGGCGCACATACAGGAATTGGCACACTTCCTATCCTTTATTATGGTAATGAAGAGCAGAAACAAAAATACCTTCCCCTTCTTGCTTCAGGTGAATGGAAAGCTTCTTACTGCCTGACTGAGCCTGATTCAGGTTCTGATGCAAACAGTGGAAAAACGAAAGCTGTGCTTACCGAAGATGGCAAACACTATCTGATCACTGGTCAGAAAATGTGGATCACCAATGCTGGCTTTGCCGATCTATTCATTGTATTCGCCAAAATTGAGGATGATAAAAACCTCACTGCATTCATCGTTGAGAAAACTTATGGTGGCATCACCATGAACGATGAAGAGCGCAAATTGGGAATCAAAGGTTCCTCTACACGTCAGGTATTCTTCAACGATTGTAAAGTACCAGTAGAGAACATGCTTTCTGAGCGTCAAAATGGATTCAAAATTGCAGTAAACATCCTGAACATCGGACGGATCAAATTGGGATGTGGAGTGATTGGTGCTTGTAAAGATGTGGCTAACCTGTCTACCAACTACGCCAATGAAAGAAAGCAGTTTGGTGTATCCATCTCTAGCTTCGGTGCAGTGAAACAGAAATTGGCAGAAATGGCTGCTCGTACTTACGCGGTAGAATCTACGTCTTACCGAGCGGGTCAAAATGTAGAAGATAAAATTGATGCACTAATCGCTGAAGGCATGACCCCCGAGCAAGCCAAACTTAAAGGTGTAGAACAGTTTGCGATTGAGTGTGCGATTATCAAAGTTCATGGATCAGAAGAGCTGGCATGGATGGTAGATGAAGGTGTCCAGGTATATGGTGGCATGGGATTCTCTGAAGAGGCTCCTATGGCGAGAGCGTTCAGAGATGCACGTATCGCGCGCATCTATGAAGGAACCAACGAGATTAACCGCATGCTTTTGGTAGGCATGATCCTGAAAAGAGCGATGAAAGGTGAATTAGACCTGTTAGAGCCTGCAATGGCTGTAGGTAAAGAATTGACCTCCGTTCCTTCTTTCGAAACACCAGACTACTCTACTCCTCTGGCCGAGGAAATGGCGGTAGTAAAATCCCTAAAGAAAGCGGTCTTGATGGTGGCAGGAAAAGCAGCTCAGACTTTCGGACCTAAATTGAACGATGAACAAGAGATCTTGTTGAACATCGCTGATATGGTGATAGAAGTTTATGCGGCAGAATCTACCATTCTTAGAACCCAAAAATTAATTTCTAAAACCGGAGAGGGCGCTAACGAGTTATACACTGACATGGCGCGCCTGTACCTGGATCGAGCTGTACGCAATATCAAGAATGCAGGCGATGAAGCAGTTGCTTGTTTCACGACTAGCGATGAGCTTAAAGTAATGTTGATGGGCATGAAGCGCTTCACGAAAGCTGCACCTGTCAACACCAGAGACTTGCGTCAGCGCATTGCGGATGTGATGATCGAGAAAAACGGATTCCCATACGCATTGTACAATTAAACCAATGTGTCTATAAGAATAAGCCTGCCAGCAATGGTGGGCTTTTTTTGTATGTAGGAGTCAATAGGCAGCCATACAACATCCAGACCGTACGCAAATCAAACAACTTGCCCTTCCACCTACCAGAATTGGTTTAACTTCCCGGCATGATCGCTTTGAAGAAATACTTCGGCCCAAGCACGTTGGTTGCTGCCGCTTTTATTGGACCAGGCACATTGACTACCTGCACAATCGTCGGGGTTCAGTCTTCCTACAGTCTGCTTTGGGCCATGTTGTTTTCGATCATCGCTACCATTGTATTGCAAGAAATGTCGGCAAGGTTGGGTTTCATTACCCAAAATGGACTTGGTGAAGCGTTCAATGCACAGTTTCAAAAAGGATTTGCCCGAATTCTGGTCTTTTTTCTGGTTATCGGAGCGATCCTGATTGGAAATGCGGCCTATGAAGCGGGAAATATCTCCGGAGGTATTCTGGGATTGGAATTGTTGATTGGCGATTATACAGCCTGGCCGATAGTCATTGGTGGCATTTGTTTTGCACTCTTGTTTTTTGGAAAATACAAATGGATTGAAAACATCCTGATCATCATGGTCTTGTTCATGAGTGTGTGTTTTCTGATCACCGCCATACTGGTTAAGCCAGACGTCATCGCTATACTATCGGGATTTATTCCAAGCAATTTGGGAGATACGGATTTCTTTTTAGTGGCCGCTGTGATTGGCACGACGGTTGTGCCATACAACCTCTTTTTACACGCTTCAACAATCTCAAAGAAATGGAAACCCGGAGATTCACTGAAGGATCTGAGAATTGAAAATGGCGTGAGTGTTGCGCTAGGTGGATTGATCTCGATACTCATTATCATTACAGCAGCAAGCTCTGGCAATGCAGTCGGTTCAGTGACCGGA of the Cytophagales bacterium genome contains:
- a CDS encoding Nramp family divalent metal transporter, with protein sequence MIALKKYFGPSTLVAAAFIGPGTLTTCTIVGVQSSYSLLWAMLFSIIATIVLQEMSARLGFITQNGLGEAFNAQFQKGFARILVFFLVIGAILIGNAAYEAGNISGGILGLELLIGDYTAWPIVIGGICFALLFFGKYKWIENILIIMVLFMSVCFLITAILVKPDVIAILSGFIPSNLGDTDFFLVAAVIGTTVVPYNLFLHASTISKKWKPGDSLKDLRIENGVSVALGGLISILIIITAASSGNAVGSVTGAKDLAIQLEPLFGESARWFMGLGLMAAGISSALTAPLAAAYAAKGLFGWKDEKQWSFRLIWMSILLCGVLVALTNLPRVAVIQFAQITNALLLPFTAVYLLYSCNSKSLLGKNTNGWLINVLGVFVVLITLILSLRSLNGVFGFM
- a CDS encoding LytTR family DNA-binding domain-containing protein — its product is MRYIIIEDEQIAANRLKKLVTEIRPNYEFVMSLDSVEGATISLPVLKFDLIFMDIQLADGLSFEIFDQIPLKKPVIFTTAYDQYAIKAFKTNGVDYLLKPIDPGELEDAIAKFESQVVATSQQDYQSDLKKILKTLSGGVETKQEVEFKKRFVVKIGDHIKTIAIEEINLFYSQDKTTFILTKEGRNFIIDFPLDRLVELVDPKQFFRISRKFIICLDAIDDMLSFSNSRLKLVVKHYDDENIIVARERVQEFKQWLDQ
- a CDS encoding VanZ family protein, giving the protein MKYLRFNIDWNKQHRFTTAQLICAGYLMFLCMVIALKNMNMGNSVFGLLHGIPHIDKAGHFFLYGLLTYLLSFALKHRSFQLMTIRIPLAPVIMLIATFMEECSQISQEFRTFSLLDMLANAMGIVCFSILAIPFTRKRHQKVDL
- a CDS encoding acyl-CoA dehydrogenase family protein, yielding MEAIAAKEALKGGEFLVKETEAEDIFIPEEFTEEQKMMAAATMDFVNMEINPHVEVMDDQNANPDFMPKVMEKAGELGLLGINIPEQYGGLGMSFNTGMLIADVIAPSGSFSTAYGAHTGIGTLPILYYGNEEQKQKYLPLLASGEWKASYCLTEPDSGSDANSGKTKAVLTEDGKHYLITGQKMWITNAGFADLFIVFAKIEDDKNLTAFIVEKTYGGITMNDEERKLGIKGSSTRQVFFNDCKVPVENMLSERQNGFKIAVNILNIGRIKLGCGVIGACKDVANLSTNYANERKQFGVSISSFGAVKQKLAEMAARTYAVESTSYRAGQNVEDKIDALIAEGMTPEQAKLKGVEQFAIECAIIKVHGSEELAWMVDEGVQVYGGMGFSEEAPMARAFRDARIARIYEGTNEINRMLLVGMILKRAMKGELDLLEPAMAVGKELTSVPSFETPDYSTPLAEEMAVVKSLKKAVLMVAGKAAQTFGPKLNDEQEILLNIADMVIEVYAAESTILRTQKLISKTGEGANELYTDMARLYLDRAVRNIKNAGDEAVACFTTSDELKVMLMGMKRFTKAAPVNTRDLRQRIADVMIEKNGFPYALYN
- a CDS encoding sensor histidine kinase, translating into MSKPNKAQLRKDIIESLLIFLLGFCLEVFVFCQCWSPWDNALIQGSYSGFSWLLLWKGSVYLVSLLDRWVDWLRFPLRRLIATAIGVTLLVTAATFINHFIFQYAIYRTPLPDIFARYSFSWVSNVLWVTYGINIIMHGRGFLMNWKQAAIDIERMKTEQVASQYESLKNQVNPHFLFNSLNALSSLVYDDQKAAVQFIRKLSEVYRYVLDKKDQEVVPVKDEMAFVESYIYLQKIRFGDNLQLSIEGEQSAGFVPPLAIQVLVENAIKHNVVSSAKPLEIKIAYKRADIEVSNVINLKKTKDSTGTGLENLKARYAYLSNVPVDISDKEGVFKVLLPVLNLKP
- the creD gene encoding cell envelope integrity protein CreD; translated protein: MNNQNMITQAFSKVTHSVSAKLATIAFLVLLLLIPGSMIQSLIREREYMNETASEEVRSLWANEQTVNGPILSVPLTYEYKDSQGNINQFSEYWHLLPEKLKVNGTVDPQSLRRGIYEIVVYESDLQVEGQFQLGTEPTDKDLTEIQWEDAMLTLGISDLRGVKDELQVSINGEVYACEPGSLIPELAPSGVTIPFPIETTTDLMDFRFKLSLQGSKNLSFTPIGNTTEVQLSSSWTSPSFNGNFLPDSRELSTDGFSANWKVLQLNRNFPSQWIGTKHHLAVQRTAFGLDLILPLDDYQKSMRSAKYAAMTIALTFLIFFLIEILNKTRIHPFQYTLVGLALCLFYVLLVSISEHTSFNLAYGLSTLAITAMVTLYAMSIFKKLKTVILLSVVLIAVYGFVFVTLQMTDFALVLGSIGLTITLAATMYYTRNINWYATKENVAELS
- a CDS encoding copper homeostasis protein CutC, producing the protein MKEFIREACVEGFDQALKAQLLGADRIELCARLDLDGLTPNKETIVQAVSQLTIPIRVMVRLRGGDFHYSSEEIKQMLETIRFCRTLGVEGVVFGTLNHENEVDLALTNQLVEAAGSLKTVFHRAIESTSDIARSVDLLNKETDISAILVSGTGGGKASDHVPELQDLIHCFGERELVVCGKVTDQNVEQLHQEIGAKAYHGKLIVGNLI
- a CDS encoding N(4)-(beta-N-acetylglucosaminyl)-L-asparaginase; its protein translation is MKRRTLFKASLGLGLGSVAGSTLNACAPEVDEGALVISTWEHGQQANEEAWKLLSKGGDALTAAEKGVRVVESDPNVRTVGIGGFPDREGKVTLDACIMDGQTGLCGSVAFLQDIENPISVARMVMEKTPHVMLVGAGAKQFALENGFEEKDLLTDASKRDYENWLKTSEYKPVINIENHDTIGLLTRDANGNLAGACTTSGAAYKMHGRVGDSPLIAAGLFVDNEIGAATATGLGEVVIRSAGCAMVVEAMRHGMSPQEACEEIVDRISKKEKSVKDLQVGFIAINKAGEIGAYSLHGGFNYAVKSDSQDALIDAVSRY